One window of Cohnella hashimotonis genomic DNA carries:
- a CDS encoding ParB/RepB/Spo0J family partition protein gives MQIIELPMNLIDEDKDQPRYRFGEESLQELVNSIDEIGLLSPIKVRKAEGGRYKIIYGNRRYLACSKLGRDTIPAIVSESTDETEIYLEQVAENLTREGFTPIEEGEAFDKLLNDPKFASSVKFLAAKLGKPESYIKNKCELLKFGPAVKKLVVSGTDIRKGTLTEDQLLPLKDLPMEYRDPLALTMAKDEMPVIDVKRIAKLFKDASISERTKSQLLYKDGPGLLDTWSAYEASRKERARAAADAERRKAEAEAEREEAEPEEAQRKKAEAKGAAGAEGAQPHATAGAESAAAHAVAATSPAAAAATQPGAAALGQTDSAAAVAAMAAAAAGARTMATLRELLAALPAPDTLAAELQAATSVDPEALRDGLDDLIGRLEGHLSACRTARAEVVKRI, from the coding sequence ATGCAAATTATCGAATTGCCCATGAATCTGATCGACGAAGACAAGGATCAGCCCCGCTACCGGTTCGGCGAGGAATCGCTGCAGGAGCTGGTGAACAGTATCGACGAGATCGGCCTGCTGTCCCCGATCAAGGTGCGCAAGGCCGAAGGCGGACGCTACAAGATCATTTACGGCAATCGCCGGTACCTCGCTTGCTCCAAGCTTGGCCGCGATACGATCCCCGCCATCGTGTCGGAATCGACGGACGAGACGGAGATCTACCTCGAGCAAGTTGCCGAGAATCTGACGCGCGAAGGCTTCACGCCGATCGAGGAAGGCGAGGCGTTCGACAAGCTGCTGAACGACCCCAAGTTCGCTAGTTCGGTGAAGTTTCTGGCTGCCAAGCTCGGCAAGCCGGAGTCTTATATCAAGAACAAGTGCGAGCTGCTGAAGTTCGGGCCCGCGGTCAAGAAGCTCGTCGTCAGCGGCACCGACATCCGCAAGGGCACGTTGACCGAGGACCAGCTGCTCCCGCTCAAGGATCTGCCGATGGAATACCGCGATCCTCTCGCGCTTACGATGGCGAAGGACGAGATGCCCGTTATCGACGTAAAGCGGATCGCCAAGCTGTTCAAAGACGCGTCGATCTCGGAGCGCACGAAGAGCCAGCTGCTGTACAAGGACGGTCCAGGGCTCTTGGACACTTGGTCCGCGTACGAGGCGAGCCGCAAAGAACGCGCACGCGCGGCCGCGGACGCGGAGCGTCGCAAAGCGGAGGCCGAGGCCGAGCGCGAGGAAGCGGAGCCCGAAGAGGCGCAGCGGAAAAAGGCGGAGGCCAAAGGCGCGGCTGGAGCCGAAGGCGCCCAGCCGCATGCGACCGCCGGTGCGGAGAGCGCGGCCGCGCATGCCGTCGCCGCAACGTCGCCGGCAGCCGCTGCGGCGACGCAGCCGGGAGCGGCGGCGCTCGGTCAGACCGATTCTGCTGCGGCCGTAGCGGCAATGGCGGCAGCTGCAGCCGGTGCGCGAACGATGGCCACGCTGCGCGAATTGCTCGCGGCGCTGCCTGCGCCGGACACACTGGCGGCTGAATTGCAGGCGGCCACCTCCGTCGACCCGGAGGCGCTGCGGGACGGGCTCGACGACCTGATCGGCCGTCTCGAAGGCCATCTCAGCGCTTGCCGGACTGCAAGAGCCGAAGTGGTCAAGCGCATTTAA
- a CDS encoding S-layer homology domain-containing protein — MKRLQLYMRTSLASKLVSMILSIAIVFTMLPVAASAEDTVAAADISIGTAAPFNGAAIADGAITFGGGTVTSVQWSANGGAYAAAGGFFAQSSNYQTRYVLTANSSHVFDPAAGAYQQGGARDLTGSIANLGSGTFTATVSQAFTLNDTLTITVTWPNATIEPADISIGTVAPVTGAAIEDGTNTFAHATAVVTWSANGTSFNPASGTFAPGTDYFTKYEITADAGYAFDTTSRIYNDGAKSLASRIANLGTSFLAGANVSTKGRAGDTLTVVVMWNTTATASGQTIIGAGDIQIGTAAPAPSALATDGTNVFNHATVDYIEWNQESPFKYLNAGEPFVSGMVYKTSYVLVPANGYTFDTPNVYNKGQARDLSSRIPNLGTGTFNVIGTVDYMYIDVTWPQTGLIVPSDLSIGTVAPVPKASMADGANTFGHAAATVKWSADNGATFDTASGTFAYETTYKTQYVIAASSGYFFDTAAGAYEAGGAKALTSRIANLGSGAYTAVVSGASHDTLTITVTWPKTASAPQTTVAAHGLSIGTAAPTTGENVADGTNTFAHASASVTWSANNGGSYAPASGTFAPGRAYKSKYVLTADAGYIFDPTAGAYNGIAVANIGAGTFTAVVSTTSTANDTLTITVTWPATAFAAIAASDLSIGTSAPATGENIADGTNAFAHATANVSWSANGGMNYSAAGGVFTPNTVYRTKYVLTAASGYEFSPAANAYNAIAVANLGTGEFSANVSTVGAANDTLTIVVTWPVTGAATIAAADLSIGTAAPVTGAAQANGTNSFAHGSAVVTWSGDGGANYAAAGGTFAPITGYKTKYVMTASAGYMFDSTAGAYNKNGARDLASRIANLGTGTFAATVSTTDAANDTLTLVVSWPATNAIAIAPADIAIGTTAPVTGAPQANGSSTFRHATASVAWSADNGGTYQPASGSFAIGTSYKTKYVLTAASGYRFDGTAGAYDSIVVANLGTGTFTAQATTTSVSNDTLTIVVSWPATAVADTVKVVSANSSDFQTYSGSTLIPAEGLTVAAEDDYSITLVNRSIDTTEASAPLTAAMVYNVVAVDAQGNNVLKSFQAVSTGVAEHHPWSLKLTIVKNASSAARTIKVTVVSASAQRVDIRNLIGFASPTIEHVDPSGLRKTFPYEYGNYYYFIQGDQLLMKTSSSGLIPAGVQLVGKNTSKTSPVTNTLFDTTNYQFRYTFTMPNEPVFLSVTSTDGKAAHDILVKSTIPGAVSPSLSGGSTFVQATGGKPATDHSGDIVTVDPGSYNTRIYKVKGIEVRSELLNVTLPVTANGNGTYSFVMPFTDAIVTVLVDRVVSNPLVVEITNNSSAQVILNLEDYYPGDTINLQIANTDPTRYVTNVQVKRSLGASLQLVKQGKPADPYASKMEFSMMPYPANAQLSASGSLHVIVQFAEVTIPITTNSAALFSNYPAQVNMNQAITFSFAPPNDPSNIYTPEIKLRDALNPDVTSVYTCTFVRSDPQDQTKSVYTCPAVTKSRVASVELLYDSVNVEGTTAGAAKLRNISSIAPNSKLAGVFKSIVVYGTNMGGKGQLYIGTSPDPTVPATVTDVTSNSLVILVPANMLSSSMDVTYYVASNGVQRSVTIASAQSLSHTKFGNMAIVSDAQFKHSVLVAESEKELNQQLGNRKALITMKGSFTVNANVPGEYNFGGTTIVNGGLTTYLPTAQSKLRVRDDADGNVAITMDDVNLVAGSFSILATSDGSIELEKGIEYVDEYAKDPEGDWLDDGKQNVELAIRNQNRLTVLGSGMQAGITGATLLGNAVMFEGKVYFGMALPGSSNVGFGLTIDRLQYGMNGQGSLDFQGVKADGSFTPGNDMSKKLLGGFGIGATAEGSIDTFEQKYGVAFDIDAKLANFAASMSLKKNGANGQFIPDTIKIVVGLTNGIPVTPMVPIAKLTRIGGGVSGLADTMTGNYKGVAPIMITINGDLEVGSLVAGEGLLEFNDVELAIGPSGITLSGNPTLLKMELFDKFQAGIYITNTSVSYQMNIAANILKNFSVILAGGNANLTYYSNNGFNLNGQLYGRLQIPKIDVGVFDIGPYTLANQTVGLSNSNAYAAFSILGFGLKVNYAFGSGSVSVGRRSIGAESTGQTFYDEDGHAVGQLNAFSNVSVVASSGSAGLFRGVALAPSIATDEAGTVHTVTFPDGLTDDYAVLVNADPEDIGILDPEGNPYGLTYAGTLSDGTPFYDDPNANAAIVSEHTIMIRLGAQTGDWTISSSQSFDSSIIAIAPVPKLASAAYDAGTGAASWDLTGLDTDAENYRVEVRLSADNGDNPADTGAGVLIHEIDIDPEQVTDRAISGSYVFTAEDLRYLQSGTYYPRITLVGTPNADTSRTIPYASLNAKQPMNVVNPLAPGAISAVTGSAGGGGTIHAAWSGVAGADGYLVRLLDADGNAVMSPISYTDELDGDDNPTGNQVAHAGRPIEYQISADDAVNGEFKLDFGGMESGSSYKLAVTPFAVADEAGSSYIYGTTTTTDVVQVPLVKMPVLHVASSLGAIASDSVLGNVLSVNGDFELNVATAYVSAEDGQSRDLDAKFSVWQSDGTLDEATNLPNYTRIYASDDYENHIAVPVSVDGDAGSSLIRIVAENDQGDVSEYGLAVHYSSLPPALFVSTEPDGSIAADSAGKYEIHGSTVPYATVMDSQGNRVTANEAGRFSIAGTLGAGTQAYSTITAIDALGNVAQDDVTVVKANPGTDPGTDPGTDSGTDPGTDPGTDPGTNPGTDPGTDPGTDPGTNPGTDPGTDPGTDPGTDTGTNPGTDPGTNPGTQPGTDPGTNPGTNPNTPQTGGGQTEPGQSGGQTDGGTDSGTPAGSSFRDVHAQTPWAEAAIERAYKLGIVSGRSPEAFAPKSDMRRDEAIVMLARARHLPLGVQADLDAAAAYFDDWNGLAEWSKPYIAAAFANGLVTGTVRNGKHYINGDSPITRAEVAVMLQNAYRLAADASNRKSFGDAIPSWAVDSVNALASRGVINGYPDSTFMAGSHATRAEFVVMLMGLIDKQ, encoded by the coding sequence ATGAAACGATTGCAGCTTTATATGAGGACAAGTTTGGCTTCCAAGCTGGTATCGATGATTTTATCCATTGCAATCGTATTTACAATGCTCCCCGTCGCGGCATCCGCGGAGGATACGGTTGCCGCGGCCGACATCTCGATCGGGACGGCGGCCCCGTTTAACGGCGCGGCGATCGCCGATGGCGCGATTACGTTCGGCGGCGGAACGGTGACGTCCGTACAATGGTCCGCGAACGGCGGCGCCTATGCCGCAGCTGGCGGCTTCTTTGCGCAAAGCTCGAATTATCAGACGCGTTATGTGCTGACGGCGAATTCGAGTCATGTATTCGATCCTGCAGCAGGCGCTTATCAGCAGGGCGGGGCGCGAGACTTGACGGGGAGCATCGCCAACCTGGGCTCGGGGACGTTCACCGCAACCGTAAGTCAGGCGTTCACGCTGAACGATACGCTGACGATCACGGTCACATGGCCGAACGCAACGATTGAGCCGGCCGATATCTCGATCGGCACGGTCGCTCCTGTGACTGGCGCGGCAATCGAGGACGGCACAAATACGTTCGCTCATGCTACCGCCGTCGTCACCTGGTCCGCCAACGGCACCAGCTTCAATCCGGCGAGCGGCACGTTTGCGCCCGGCACGGATTATTTCACCAAGTACGAGATTACGGCAGACGCAGGGTACGCGTTCGACACCACCAGCCGTATTTACAACGACGGGGCGAAGTCTTTGGCGAGCCGCATCGCCAATCTCGGCACGAGCTTCCTGGCGGGAGCGAACGTTTCAACGAAGGGGCGCGCGGGCGACACCTTGACCGTCGTCGTGATGTGGAACACGACGGCGACGGCATCGGGGCAGACCATCATCGGGGCCGGCGACATTCAGATCGGCACCGCCGCTCCGGCACCTTCGGCGCTCGCGACGGACGGCACGAATGTATTCAATCATGCAACGGTCGATTATATAGAATGGAATCAGGAAAGTCCCTTTAAGTATCTGAACGCTGGCGAACCATTCGTTTCCGGGATGGTTTATAAGACATCGTACGTCCTCGTCCCGGCGAACGGCTACACCTTCGACACGCCTAATGTCTACAACAAGGGCCAAGCCAGAGACTTGTCGAGCCGGATTCCGAACCTTGGCACGGGCACGTTCAACGTAATCGGCACCGTCGATTATATGTATATTGATGTGACCTGGCCGCAAACCGGACTGATCGTCCCTTCCGATCTCTCGATCGGCACGGTTGCGCCCGTACCGAAAGCGAGCATGGCGGATGGCGCAAATACGTTCGGTCACGCCGCCGCCACGGTCAAGTGGTCCGCCGACAACGGCGCGACCTTCGATACGGCAAGCGGGACCTTCGCCTACGAAACGACCTATAAGACGCAATACGTCATCGCGGCATCATCCGGGTACTTTTTCGACACCGCCGCCGGCGCGTACGAGGCGGGCGGCGCAAAGGCATTGACGAGCCGCATCGCCAATCTCGGCTCGGGCGCCTATACCGCGGTCGTTTCCGGCGCATCGCACGACACGCTGACGATTACGGTTACTTGGCCGAAGACGGCCTCCGCGCCGCAGACGACCGTCGCCGCGCACGGGCTGTCGATCGGCACGGCTGCGCCGACAACGGGAGAAAATGTCGCGGACGGCACGAATACGTTCGCGCATGCAAGCGCAAGCGTGACATGGTCTGCCAATAATGGCGGGAGCTATGCGCCGGCAAGCGGCACGTTCGCGCCAGGAAGGGCTTATAAATCGAAGTACGTGCTTACTGCGGACGCGGGCTATATTTTCGACCCGACGGCGGGTGCTTACAATGGGATTGCCGTCGCGAATATAGGCGCCGGGACGTTCACGGCCGTCGTATCGACGACGAGCACGGCGAATGACACGCTGACGATTACGGTAACCTGGCCGGCGACGGCCTTCGCGGCGATCGCTGCGTCCGATCTCTCCATCGGGACAAGCGCGCCGGCGACAGGCGAGAATATCGCGGACGGCACGAATGCATTTGCGCATGCCACCGCCAATGTCAGCTGGTCGGCGAACGGCGGAATGAATTATTCGGCGGCCGGCGGCGTTTTCACTCCGAATACGGTCTATCGAACCAAGTATGTGTTGACTGCGGCGAGCGGCTATGAATTCAGCCCGGCGGCGAATGCCTATAACGCCATCGCCGTTGCGAACCTCGGCACGGGAGAATTCAGCGCCAATGTGTCGACGGTGGGGGCGGCGAACGATACATTGACGATCGTGGTGACCTGGCCGGTCACCGGTGCGGCCACGATCGCGGCTGCGGACCTCTCTATCGGCACGGCCGCGCCGGTGACGGGCGCTGCGCAGGCGAACGGGACGAATTCGTTTGCGCACGGCTCGGCGGTCGTGACCTGGTCGGGAGACGGCGGCGCAAATTACGCGGCTGCCGGCGGCACGTTCGCGCCGATCACGGGCTACAAGACGAAATACGTGATGACCGCTTCGGCGGGTTACATGTTTGATTCAACGGCGGGCGCCTACAACAAGAACGGCGCGAGAGATCTCGCGAGCCGAATCGCCAATCTTGGTACGGGCACGTTCGCCGCGACCGTGTCGACGACAGACGCCGCTAACGATACGTTGACGCTGGTCGTCTCGTGGCCGGCGACGAACGCCATCGCAATTGCACCTGCGGATATTGCGATCGGCACGACCGCGCCGGTGACGGGCGCCCCGCAAGCGAACGGCAGCAGCACTTTCCGGCATGCGACGGCGAGCGTAGCCTGGTCCGCGGATAACGGCGGAACCTATCAGCCGGCGAGCGGGTCGTTCGCGATCGGAACGAGCTACAAGACCAAGTATGTGCTTACCGCTGCATCGGGGTATCGATTCGATGGGACGGCAGGCGCTTACGATTCAATCGTCGTTGCCAATCTGGGCACGGGCACCTTTACCGCCCAGGCGACGACGACAAGCGTGTCGAACGATACGCTGACGATCGTCGTCTCCTGGCCAGCGACGGCGGTCGCCGATACGGTCAAGGTAGTCTCGGCCAACAGCAGCGACTTTCAAACGTATTCGGGCAGCACGCTGATTCCTGCAGAAGGATTGACCGTCGCCGCAGAAGACGATTACAGCATTACGCTGGTGAACCGTTCCATCGATACGACGGAAGCATCCGCGCCGCTGACCGCCGCCATGGTATACAATGTCGTTGCCGTCGACGCGCAAGGCAACAATGTGTTAAAAAGCTTTCAAGCGGTCTCGACCGGCGTTGCCGAGCATCATCCATGGAGCTTGAAATTGACCATCGTCAAAAATGCTTCTTCGGCGGCCAGAACGATTAAGGTGACCGTCGTGAGCGCGTCCGCTCAGCGAGTCGATATCCGCAACCTGATCGGCTTCGCGAGTCCGACGATCGAACACGTGGATCCGTCGGGCTTGCGAAAAACATTCCCTTATGAATACGGCAACTACTATTACTTCATTCAGGGCGATCAATTGTTGATGAAAACGTCGTCCAGCGGATTGATCCCGGCCGGCGTCCAGCTCGTAGGCAAGAATACGTCCAAAACGTCGCCCGTGACGAATACCTTGTTCGATACGACGAATTATCAGTTCCGCTATACCTTCACGATGCCGAACGAGCCCGTCTTCTTGTCGGTTACCTCTACGGACGGCAAAGCTGCGCATGACATCCTGGTGAAGTCTACGATTCCCGGCGCCGTATCGCCGTCGTTGTCCGGAGGTTCGACCTTCGTACAGGCGACCGGAGGGAAGCCGGCGACGGATCATTCGGGCGACATCGTCACCGTCGATCCGGGCAGCTATAATACCCGAATTTACAAGGTTAAGGGCATCGAAGTCAGATCCGAGCTGCTGAACGTGACATTGCCGGTTACGGCGAACGGCAACGGCACCTATTCGTTCGTGATGCCGTTTACCGACGCGATCGTCACCGTGCTCGTCGACCGGGTCGTGTCCAACCCGCTTGTCGTGGAGATTACGAACAACAGCAGCGCGCAGGTGATTCTGAATCTCGAGGATTATTATCCGGGCGATACGATCAACTTGCAGATTGCGAACACGGATCCGACGAGATATGTGACCAACGTCCAAGTCAAACGCTCGCTCGGTGCAAGTCTGCAACTGGTCAAGCAGGGGAAACCGGCCGATCCTTACGCTTCGAAAATGGAATTCAGCATGATGCCCTATCCGGCGAATGCGCAGCTGTCTGCGAGCGGGTCCTTGCATGTGATCGTCCAGTTTGCCGAGGTCACGATTCCTATCACGACGAACAGCGCCGCGCTGTTCTCGAATTATCCGGCCCAGGTGAACATGAACCAGGCGATTACGTTCTCCTTCGCGCCGCCGAACGATCCGAGCAATATCTACACGCCGGAGATCAAGCTGCGCGATGCGCTTAATCCGGACGTGACGTCCGTCTATACCTGTACCTTCGTGAGATCCGATCCCCAGGACCAGACGAAGAGCGTATATACATGCCCGGCCGTCACGAAAAGCCGCGTCGCTTCCGTCGAATTGTTGTACGATTCTGTGAACGTGGAAGGCACGACGGCCGGAGCGGCCAAGCTGCGGAATATCTCGTCCATCGCGCCTAACTCCAAGCTGGCGGGCGTCTTCAAATCCATCGTCGTGTACGGAACGAATATGGGCGGCAAAGGCCAGCTGTATATCGGCACGTCGCCTGATCCGACGGTGCCGGCTACCGTGACTGACGTGACGTCCAATTCATTGGTCATCCTCGTGCCTGCCAATATGCTGTCCAGCAGCATGGACGTTACGTATTACGTAGCCAGCAACGGCGTGCAGCGCTCCGTCACGATCGCATCGGCACAATCCTTGAGCCACACCAAGTTCGGCAATATGGCGATTGTATCCGACGCGCAATTCAAGCATTCGGTTCTAGTTGCGGAGAGCGAGAAGGAGCTGAATCAACAGCTCGGCAACCGCAAAGCGCTTATCACCATGAAGGGCAGCTTCACGGTGAATGCGAACGTGCCGGGCGAATATAACTTCGGCGGCACGACGATCGTCAACGGCGGGTTGACGACTTATCTGCCGACCGCGCAGAGTAAGCTTCGCGTTCGCGACGATGCCGACGGCAATGTCGCGATCACGATGGACGACGTCAACCTGGTAGCAGGCTCGTTCAGCATCCTGGCGACGTCGGACGGCTCGATCGAGCTTGAAAAAGGCATCGAGTACGTGGATGAATACGCGAAGGACCCGGAAGGAGACTGGCTGGACGACGGCAAGCAGAACGTTGAGCTTGCCATCCGCAATCAGAACAGGCTTACCGTGCTGGGCAGCGGGATGCAGGCAGGAATTACGGGGGCGACGCTGCTCGGCAACGCCGTCATGTTCGAAGGCAAGGTATACTTCGGCATGGCGCTGCCCGGCAGCAGCAACGTGGGCTTCGGTCTTACGATCGATCGCCTTCAATATGGGATGAACGGCCAGGGAAGCCTGGATTTCCAAGGGGTCAAGGCGGACGGTTCCTTTACCCCCGGGAACGACATGTCCAAGAAGCTGCTGGGCGGCTTCGGCATCGGCGCGACGGCCGAAGGCTCGATCGATACGTTCGAGCAAAAATACGGGGTTGCCTTCGACATCGACGCGAAGCTGGCGAACTTCGCGGCGAGCATGAGCTTAAAGAAAAACGGCGCGAACGGACAATTTATCCCCGACACGATCAAGATCGTCGTCGGCTTAACCAACGGCATTCCGGTTACGCCGATGGTGCCGATCGCGAAGCTGACGCGCATTGGAGGCGGGGTCTCGGGTCTGGCGGACACGATGACCGGCAATTACAAAGGCGTTGCTCCAATCATGATCACGATCAACGGCGATCTTGAAGTAGGCAGCCTCGTCGCGGGGGAGGGACTGCTCGAATTCAATGACGTAGAGCTTGCGATCGGACCTTCCGGAATCACGCTGTCCGGCAACCCGACGCTGCTCAAGATGGAGCTTTTCGACAAATTCCAGGCGGGAATCTACATCACGAACACGTCGGTATCGTATCAAATGAATATCGCCGCCAACATTTTGAAAAACTTCTCGGTCATTCTGGCGGGCGGCAATGCCAACCTGACCTATTACAGCAACAACGGCTTTAACTTGAACGGGCAATTGTACGGTCGCCTCCAGATTCCGAAGATTGATGTCGGCGTTTTCGACATCGGTCCGTATACGTTGGCGAACCAAACGGTCGGCTTGAGCAACTCCAATGCTTACGCGGCCTTCAGCATTCTCGGTTTCGGCCTCAAGGTGAACTACGCGTTCGGAAGCGGCTCTGTCAGCGTAGGGCGAAGGAGCATCGGCGCGGAATCGACCGGACAGACTTTCTACGATGAGGACGGCCATGCGGTGGGGCAGTTGAATGCCTTCTCCAACGTGAGCGTGGTCGCTTCAAGCGGTTCGGCCGGTTTGTTCAGAGGCGTTGCCCTTGCGCCGTCGATCGCGACGGATGAAGCGGGTACCGTCCATACGGTGACGTTCCCCGACGGCCTGACGGACGATTATGCCGTACTCGTCAACGCCGATCCCGAGGATATCGGCATCCTCGATCCGGAAGGCAATCCGTACGGTTTGACTTATGCGGGCACCCTGAGCGACGGCACGCCATTCTACGACGATCCGAATGCGAATGCCGCGATCGTGTCCGAGCATACGATCATGATTCGTCTTGGCGCGCAGACGGGCGATTGGACGATCTCGTCGAGCCAATCGTTCGACAGCTCCATTATTGCCATTGCGCCGGTGCCGAAGCTTGCGAGCGCAGCGTACGACGCAGGAACCGGGGCGGCAAGCTGGGATTTGACCGGACTCGATACAGACGCCGAGAACTATCGCGTCGAAGTCCGTTTGTCCGCGGACAATGGCGACAACCCGGCGGATACGGGCGCAGGCGTACTCATCCATGAGATCGATATAGATCCTGAGCAAGTGACGGACCGTGCAATTAGCGGCAGCTACGTATTTACGGCGGAAGACTTGCGTTACCTGCAAAGCGGTACGTATTATCCGAGAATTACGCTGGTCGGGACGCCGAACGCGGATACGTCCAGAACGATTCCGTATGCGAGCTTGAACGCGAAGCAGCCGATGAACGTCGTCAACCCGCTTGCGCCTGGCGCGATAAGCGCGGTCACGGGTTCGGCGGGCGGCGGCGGCACGATCCATGCGGCATGGAGCGGCGTCGCTGGCGCGGACGGTTATCTGGTGCGTCTTCTCGATGCGGACGGCAATGCGGTGATGTCGCCGATCTCTTATACGGACGAGCTTGACGGCGACGACAACCCGACGGGCAACCAGGTCGCGCACGCCGGCAGGCCGATCGAGTATCAGATCTCGGCGGACGATGCGGTGAACGGCGAGTTTAAACTTGATTTTGGCGGGATGGAATCCGGCAGCAGCTACAAGCTTGCGGTGACGCCGTTTGCCGTCGCGGATGAAGCGGGCTCGTCCTACATCTACGGCACTACGACGACGACGGACGTTGTCCAAGTGCCGCTGGTCAAGATGCCGGTCCTGCATGTGGCGTCGAGCCTCGGCGCGATCGCAAGCGATTCGGTGCTGGGCAATGTCCTTTCGGTGAACGGCGACTTCGAACTGAATGTTGCGACTGCTTATGTCAGCGCCGAAGACGGACAATCCCGGGATCTGGACGCTAAGTTCTCAGTCTGGCAGAGCGACGGGACGCTGGATGAAGCGACGAATTTGCCGAACTATACGCGCATCTACGCGAGCGACGATTATGAAAATCATATCGCGGTACCGGTCTCCGTTGACGGAGATGCGGGCTCGAGTTTGATTCGCATCGTAGCCGAGAACGATCAGGGCGACGTATCCGAGTACGGTCTGGCCGTGCACTACAGCAGTCTCCCGCCGGCCTTGTTCGTCAGTACGGAGCCGGATGGGTCGATTGCGGCCGACTCGGCGGGCAAATACGAGATTCACGGCAGCACCGTGCCGTATGCGACCGTAATGGACAGTCAGGGCAATCGCGTAACGGCAAACGAAGCGGGTCGCTTCAGCATTGCCGGTACGTTAGGCGCCGGCACGCAAGCTTATAGCACGATAACGGCAATCGACGCTTTGGGCAACGTTGCGCAGGATGACGTCACTGTCGTGAAGGCGAATCCGGGCACGGACCCAGGTACGGATCCAGGTACGGACTCAGGTACGGACCCAGGCACGGACCCAGGCACGGACCCGGGTACGAATCCAGGTACAGATCCAGGTACAGATCCAGGTACAGATCCAGGTACGAATCCAGGCACGGATCCGGGGACAGATCCGGGCACAGACCCTGGAACGGATACGGGAACGAATCCGGGAACGGATCCAGGGACTAATCCAGGCACTCAACCTGGTACCGACCCAGGTACCAATCCAGGAACGAACCCGAATACGCCGCAGACGGGCGGCGGCCAGACGGAGCCGGGGCAATCCGGAGGACAAACCGACGGCGGGACGGATAGCGGAACGCCTGCAGGCTCTTCATTTAGGGATGTGCACGCACAGACGCCTTGGGCCGAGGCGGCTATTGAGCGAGCGTACAAGCTGGGCATCGTATCAGGCAGATCGCCCGAAGCTTTCGCTCCGAAAAGCGATATGCGAAGAGATGAAGCGATCGTGATGCTCGCAAGAGCCAGGCACTTGCCCCTGGGCGTTCAGGCAGATCTGGACGCTGCAGCCGCCTACTTCGACGATTGGAACGGACTGGCCGAGTGGAGCAAGCCCTATATTGCTGCCGCTTTTGCCAACGGACTGGTGACCGGTACCGTTCGCAACGGCAAGCATTATATCAACGGTGACTCTCCCATTACGAGAGCGGAAGTTGCGGTAATGCTGCAAAATGCGTATCGGCTCGCTGCGGATGCGAGCAACCGCAAGTCATTCGGAGACGCGATTCCTTCATGGGCGGTAGATAGCGTAAACGCACTCGCGTCCCGGGGCGTAATCAACGGCTATCCCGATTCAACGTTCATGGCCGGATCCCATGCGACGCGTGCAGAGTTCGTGGTCATGCTCATGGGGCTGATCGACAAGCAATAA